The following are encoded together in the Flavihumibacter fluvii genome:
- the fmt gene encoding methionyl-tRNA formyltransferase, with product MDYRQLRIVFMGTPEFAVASLDALVQGGCKIVGVITAPDKPGGRGMQLQQSAVKQYALSHQLNILQPPKLKDPGFIQQLRNLKADLQVVVAFRMLPEVVWNMPPLGTINVHGSLLPQYRGAAPINWAIINGEEETGVTTFKLRHEIDTGNILMHAKLDIGKNENAGSLHDRMKLLGAGLLLETIQQLAAGQLEEITQSMLEIDPLLVRLAPKIFTETCEINWDESIDTIYNLIRGLSPYPAAYTFLDGKVLKIFSAAKEHTQPAETPGAYVTDHKTGLKFAAADGYIHVKDIQLQGKKRMPVEDFLRGYRFVKNDASL from the coding sequence ATGGATTATCGACAGCTACGCATCGTTTTCATGGGTACACCCGAATTTGCCGTGGCTTCCCTGGACGCCCTGGTGCAGGGTGGTTGTAAAATCGTGGGCGTTATTACCGCACCCGATAAGCCCGGTGGAAGAGGCATGCAACTTCAGCAAAGTGCAGTGAAACAATATGCCCTGAGCCACCAACTGAATATCCTGCAACCGCCAAAATTGAAAGATCCTGGCTTCATTCAACAGCTTCGGAACCTGAAAGCCGACCTGCAGGTCGTAGTCGCATTCCGCATGTTGCCCGAAGTGGTCTGGAATATGCCACCCCTGGGTACCATCAATGTGCATGGTTCATTATTGCCCCAATACCGGGGTGCCGCCCCAATTAACTGGGCCATCATCAATGGCGAAGAAGAAACCGGCGTAACCACTTTCAAACTGCGCCATGAAATTGATACCGGCAATATCCTGATGCATGCCAAACTGGATATCGGCAAAAATGAAAATGCAGGCTCCCTGCATGACCGCATGAAACTATTAGGCGCCGGACTATTACTGGAGACCATTCAACAACTGGCAGCAGGCCAATTGGAGGAAATCACCCAAAGTATGCTGGAAATTGATCCCTTACTGGTTCGCCTAGCCCCAAAGATCTTCACCGAAACCTGTGAGATCAATTGGGATGAATCCATTGACACCATTTATAACCTCATCCGTGGACTATCACCCTATCCTGCCGCTTACACCTTCCTGGATGGGAAAGTCCTGAAAATATTTTCCGCCGCAAAAGAACACACCCAACCTGCCGAAACGCCGGGTGCTTACGTTACCGATCATAAAACAGGATTGAAATTTGCAGCCGCTGATGGCTATATTCATGTTAAGGATATTCAATTGCAAGGCAAAAAAAGAATGCCTGTAGAAGATTTCCTTCGCGGTTACCGCTTTGTAAAAAATGATGCATCCTTATGA
- a CDS encoding exo-beta-N-acetylmuramidase NamZ family protein, giving the protein MKQIICCCALAMVFSLPLAAQRITPAAERFSAYLPLLKGKRVAIFANQTTVVFDRTHLIDTLSKQGIHIIKIFAPEHGFRGTADAGEKVDNSIDPATGIRVISLYGKNRKASAADLADVDILVFDVQDVGCRFYTFISSLEEFMESAIKAKLPLVILDRPNPNGFYVDGPVLEKPYRSFVGMQSVPVVYGMTMGEYAKMLLGEKWLDSSLHGAMASFKLTVIPCGNYTHKSRYTLPVKPSPNLPDMSAIYWYPSTCFFEGTALSEGRGTEHPFLIFGHPSLPKNLFAFTPVSREGAKDPKLKNQLCYGWNISGTAEDAEAAIQQQIQLKYLLKAYELFPQKDSFFLGKPGAQPTAYFFNKLAGNASLMAQVKSGLSEADIRKSWQPALKQFKAIRKKYLCYPDFE; this is encoded by the coding sequence ATGAAACAGATAATCTGCTGCTGTGCCCTGGCAATGGTTTTTTCCCTGCCACTTGCCGCACAACGCATTACACCTGCCGCAGAGCGGTTCAGCGCCTACCTGCCACTACTCAAAGGCAAGCGGGTGGCCATTTTCGCCAACCAGACCACGGTGGTTTTTGACCGCACCCACCTGATTGACACATTGAGTAAACAGGGCATACATATTATAAAAATCTTTGCACCAGAGCACGGTTTCCGTGGTACCGCCGATGCCGGCGAAAAAGTGGATAATTCCATCGATCCTGCTACCGGCATTAGGGTGATCTCCCTCTATGGCAAAAACCGAAAAGCTTCTGCAGCAGACCTGGCCGATGTGGATATTCTGGTTTTTGATGTACAGGATGTTGGCTGCCGCTTTTATACGTTTATTTCTTCTTTGGAGGAATTCATGGAATCCGCCATCAAGGCCAAACTACCCCTGGTGATCCTTGACCGCCCCAATCCAAATGGGTTCTATGTAGATGGACCAGTACTGGAAAAACCTTACCGATCCTTTGTCGGCATGCAAAGCGTTCCTGTAGTGTATGGAATGACCATGGGGGAATATGCCAAAATGCTCCTGGGCGAAAAATGGCTGGATTCCAGCCTGCATGGCGCAATGGCATCCTTTAAATTAACGGTGATTCCCTGCGGTAACTATACCCATAAAAGCAGGTATACATTACCTGTGAAACCATCCCCTAACCTGCCCGACATGTCAGCCATCTACTGGTATCCATCAACCTGTTTTTTTGAAGGCACAGCTCTTAGCGAAGGCCGCGGTACCGAACATCCCTTCCTTATCTTTGGCCACCCCTCCTTACCAAAAAATTTATTCGCTTTTACACCCGTTTCTCGCGAAGGTGCGAAAGACCCAAAATTGAAGAACCAGCTTTGTTATGGCTGGAATATTTCAGGAACTGCAGAAGATGCCGAAGCGGCCATTCAGCAACAGATCCAACTAAAATACCTGTTGAAGGCCTATGAACTCTTCCCGCAAAAGGACAGTTTTTTCCTGGGTAAACCCGGCGCACAGCCAACCGCCTATTTTTTCAACAAACTTGCTGGCAATGCCTCACTGATGGCCCAGGTAAAAAGTGGGCTTTCGGAAGCGGATATCCGTAAATCCTGGCAACCAGCCCTCAAACAGTTCAAAGCCATTCGTAAAAAATATTTGTGTTATCCCGATTTTGAATAG
- a CDS encoding FKBP-type peptidyl-prolyl cis-trans isomerase: MQQVQSGDTVRVHYHGRLTDGTTFDSSEGRDPLEFEVGSGMVIAGFDNGVIGMIIGDKRTVQIAVEEAYGPKNPEMVIEFPREQVPEGMSLEKGMRLNLNNSEGQVVPVVITEVLDETVLLDANHPLAGEDLVFDIELVEIVAPPSRIIMP; encoded by the coding sequence ATGCAACAAGTACAATCCGGCGATACCGTTCGTGTGCATTACCATGGTCGCCTTACAGACGGAACAACATTTGACAGTTCCGAAGGCCGTGATCCATTGGAGTTTGAAGTGGGCAGTGGCATGGTGATCGCGGGTTTCGACAACGGGGTGATCGGCATGATCATCGGCGATAAGAGAACCGTTCAAATTGCCGTTGAAGAAGCCTATGGGCCGAAGAACCCTGAGATGGTGATAGAATTTCCCCGTGAGCAGGTGCCTGAAGGAATGTCTCTCGAAAAAGGAATGCGGCTGAACCTGAACAATAGTGAAGGACAAGTAGTTCCTGTGGTGATTACAGAAGTGCTGGACGAGACCGTCCTGCTGGATGCGAACCATCCGCTGGCTGGTGAGGACCTCGTGTTCGATATCGAGTTGGTAGAGATCGTAGCACCACCTTCCCGTATCATCATGCCGTAA
- a CDS encoding CPBP family intramembrane glutamic endopeptidase — translation MAKETLLKPLIPFGWLRTILFLLVYLGAILLLGFLQLDFYSLYSLICIATVLLFLVFTRYIDRVNLVDTGFTWTGFEKHAAAGFSLAIAILGAGTCFLVAVGQLNWMEVQFNGQSFALSFGLMLMVAFAEEMVFRGYVLRNLRESTSPIAALLVSAALFAIFHGANPGSNWLALVNVFIAGILLGINYSFTKNLWFGIALHFAWNFFQGPVLGYEVSGLDIPSILTQSIGKNVLLTGGSFGFEGSLVNTILCLLAIGILAVVYWKQYQIKLPLSRESGSEV, via the coding sequence ATGGCAAAGGAAACCCTTCTCAAACCCCTCATTCCATTTGGATGGTTGCGCACCATTCTTTTCCTGCTGGTCTATCTGGGCGCCATCCTGTTGCTTGGCTTTCTGCAACTGGATTTTTATTCTTTATATAGTCTCATTTGCATAGCCACTGTGTTGCTCTTTCTGGTTTTCACACGATACATCGACAGGGTAAATTTGGTTGATACCGGATTTACATGGACTGGCTTTGAAAAGCATGCTGCGGCAGGTTTTTCCCTGGCCATCGCCATTCTTGGCGCCGGCACCTGTTTCCTGGTAGCGGTTGGACAGCTGAATTGGATGGAGGTTCAGTTTAACGGACAATCCTTCGCCCTTTCATTCGGGCTCATGCTTATGGTGGCTTTCGCTGAAGAAATGGTCTTCAGGGGATATGTCCTCCGAAACCTGCGGGAAAGCACTTCCCCCATCGCTGCACTACTGGTTTCAGCTGCTTTATTCGCAATTTTCCATGGCGCTAATCCGGGATCTAACTGGCTGGCGCTGGTAAATGTTTTTATCGCAGGCATTTTGCTGGGCATCAATTATAGTTTTACCAAAAATCTGTGGTTCGGCATCGCGCTGCATTTCGCCTGGAACTTCTTCCAGGGTCCCGTATTGGGGTATGAAGTGAGTGGCCTTGATATCCCTTCCATCCTTACCCAAAGCATTGGAAAAAATGTGCTGCTCACGGGCGGGTCATTTGGTTTTGAAGGATCCCTGGTGAACACGATCCTGTGCCTGCTGGCCATCGGTATCCTGGCAGTCGTATATTGGAAACAATACCAAATAAAACTGCCACTCTCCAGGGAAAGTGGCAGCGAGGTTTAA
- the pepT gene encoding peptidase T — MSNLYQYSVEERFLRYVQIDTQSDPFSESFPSTEKQKDLGRLLVEELLDLGLADAHMDDNGYVYATISSNTEREVPVICFCAHMDTSPDVSGTGVKPLVHRNYDGGDIVLPDDHQQVIRLNEHPYLQQKIGDDIITASGLTLLGADDKAGVAVIMDFAKILQAHPEIKHGAIRILFTPDEEVGRGVDKLDMQQLGASIGYTLDAGEAGSLEDENFSADSMTVSFNGVPAHPGSAKGKLVNALKVAAAFVHALPGESLAPEFTEGREGFVHPVHMTGTAEKASVQFILRDFDTAKLGEYAYMLQHLADEVVKSFPGATCSYTVKEQYRNMKEVLVNHPGIVRYAEEAILRAGGTVRRHPIRGGTDGARLSFMGLPCPNLFTGEMALHSKHEYVSVQDMQLSVHTLLELVQLWEKGE, encoded by the coding sequence ATGTCCAATTTGTACCAATATAGTGTGGAAGAGCGGTTTTTGCGGTATGTGCAGATCGATACACAGAGTGATCCTTTTTCTGAAAGCTTTCCTTCAACAGAAAAACAAAAAGACCTGGGCCGATTGCTGGTGGAAGAATTGCTTGACCTCGGATTGGCAGATGCCCACATGGATGACAACGGCTATGTTTATGCAACAATCTCTTCCAATACAGAACGGGAGGTGCCGGTGATCTGTTTTTGTGCGCATATGGATACATCGCCTGATGTAAGTGGAACCGGCGTTAAGCCATTGGTTCACCGTAATTATGATGGTGGGGATATTGTATTGCCAGACGACCATCAACAGGTGATCCGTTTAAATGAGCATCCTTACCTGCAACAAAAAATTGGTGACGATATCATCACGGCTTCCGGATTGACCTTATTGGGTGCAGATGATAAAGCTGGCGTAGCCGTGATCATGGACTTTGCGAAAATTTTGCAGGCACATCCGGAAATAAAACACGGCGCGATCAGGATTTTGTTTACGCCGGACGAGGAGGTAGGCCGTGGAGTGGATAAGCTGGATATGCAACAACTTGGCGCCAGTATTGGCTATACGCTGGATGCCGGTGAAGCGGGCAGCCTGGAAGATGAGAATTTTTCTGCAGATTCTATGACGGTTAGTTTTAACGGGGTTCCTGCGCATCCGGGCTCGGCGAAGGGAAAGTTGGTGAATGCCCTTAAAGTTGCGGCAGCCTTCGTGCATGCCCTGCCAGGTGAAAGCCTCGCCCCTGAATTTACAGAAGGCCGGGAAGGATTCGTGCATCCAGTTCATATGACCGGAACTGCAGAGAAAGCATCAGTACAATTTATCCTGCGTGATTTTGATACGGCCAAACTGGGCGAATATGCCTATATGCTGCAGCACCTGGCCGATGAAGTGGTAAAGTCTTTTCCAGGAGCAACCTGCAGTTATACCGTGAAGGAGCAATACCGCAACATGAAGGAAGTACTGGTGAACCACCCCGGGATTGTCCGGTATGCAGAAGAGGCCATTCTTCGCGCAGGCGGAACCGTTAGGCGCCATCCGATCCGCGGTGGTACCGACGGAGCCAGGTTGTCATTTATGGGATTACCATGCCCGAACCTTTTTACCGGGGAAATGGCCCTGCATAGTAAGCACGAATATGTGAGTGTCCAGGATATGCAGCTAAGTGTGCATACCCTGCTGGAGCTGGTGCAGCTATGGGAAAAGGGGGAATAG
- a CDS encoding SPFH domain-containing protein, with protein MLDLLLSNWWILLLLLVVLMGLKTINQGTVGVVTMFGKYRRVLPPGLNLIIPFIEQISKRVSVQNRSIELEFQAVTADQANVYFKNMLLYAVQNSEEETIKKVAFKFISERDLMQALSRTIEGTIRSFVATKRQAEILALRKEIVEYVKEQIDQLLEEWGYHLLDLQINDITFDQVIMDSMSRVVASHNLKAAAENEGQALLITKTKGAEAEGNAIKIAAEAEREAARLRGQGVALFREEVAKGMTEAADRMRQANLDTNVILFSMWTEAVKNFAEYGKGNVIFLDGSPDGMEKTMKQIQAMMIRQSGTHT; from the coding sequence ATGCTGGATCTATTATTGTCTAACTGGTGGATATTACTGCTGTTGCTGGTGGTATTGATGGGACTAAAAACCATCAACCAGGGTACTGTAGGTGTGGTGACCATGTTTGGAAAGTACAGGCGGGTTTTGCCACCCGGATTAAACCTCATCATTCCTTTCATTGAGCAGATCTCCAAGCGGGTGTCTGTCCAGAACCGAAGTATTGAACTCGAGTTCCAGGCGGTAACTGCAGACCAGGCCAATGTATATTTTAAGAATATGTTGTTGTATGCGGTGCAGAATTCCGAGGAAGAGACCATCAAAAAAGTAGCCTTTAAGTTTATCAGTGAACGCGACCTGATGCAGGCCCTGAGCCGGACCATAGAAGGCACCATCCGTTCTTTCGTGGCTACCAAGCGGCAGGCGGAGATCCTGGCTTTGCGTAAAGAAATTGTTGAATATGTGAAAGAGCAGATCGACCAGTTGCTGGAGGAATGGGGTTACCATTTGCTTGACCTTCAGATCAATGATATTACGTTTGACCAGGTGATCATGGATTCCATGAGCAGGGTGGTAGCTTCACATAACCTGAAAGCGGCAGCGGAAAATGAAGGGCAGGCCTTGCTGATCACAAAAACCAAGGGAGCAGAAGCGGAAGGGAATGCCATCAAGATAGCCGCAGAAGCAGAACGGGAAGCGGCCAGGCTGAGGGGCCAGGGTGTGGCATTGTTCCGGGAAGAAGTGGCCAAGGGTATGACTGAGGCTGCTGACAGGATGCGGCAGGCTAACCTGGATACCAATGTGATCTTATTCAGTATGTGGACGGAAGCGGTGAAGAATTTTGCAGAGTATGGCAAAGGCAATGTAATCTTCCTTGATGGTAGTCCGGATGGAATGGAGAAGACCATGAAGCAGATACAGGCAATGATGATCCGCCAGAGTGGGACGCACACCTGA
- a CDS encoding MotA/TolQ/ExbB proton channel family protein, with translation MNLFLLQVADTAKRIIDSTSAANQGGAAAQLNLLDLLFKGGVLMIPLLLLLVVAVYFFFERWIAIKKASRVDDNFMSIIKDHIINGNVSAARSLAKNTNNPVARMIDKGIQRIGKPIDAIEKSMENVGKLEMYKMERNLSVLSLVSGIAPMFGFLGTIVGMVQLFYGISSSGEYTLSTIADGIYVKMITSATGLIIGLLAYVGHSFLVAQVDKTVNKMEIASADFIDTLQEPTR, from the coding sequence ATGAATTTGTTTTTGTTACAGGTAGCTGATACAGCCAAACGCATCATTGATAGTACTTCGGCCGCAAATCAGGGCGGTGCGGCAGCCCAGTTGAATTTACTGGACCTGTTATTTAAAGGCGGGGTACTGATGATACCGCTTTTACTGCTGCTGGTAGTGGCTGTATATTTTTTCTTTGAACGCTGGATCGCGATTAAAAAAGCCAGCAGGGTGGATGATAATTTCATGAGTATCATCAAAGACCATATCATTAATGGAAATGTGTCTGCGGCCCGCTCACTGGCGAAGAATACCAATAACCCGGTTGCCCGTATGATCGATAAAGGCATCCAGCGGATCGGCAAGCCAATTGATGCTATTGAAAAAAGCATGGAGAATGTAGGTAAGCTGGAAATGTATAAGATGGAAAGAAACCTTTCGGTGTTATCCCTGGTATCCGGGATTGCACCTATGTTTGGCTTCCTGGGTACTATTGTAGGTATGGTGCAATTATTCTATGGGATTTCATCTTCAGGGGAATATACTTTAAGCACTATTGCTGATGGTATCTATGTTAAAATGATCACTTCGGCCACCGGATTGATCATTGGCCTGCTGGCTTATGTTGGCCATAGCTTCCTCGTTGCCCAGGTGGACAAGACCGTTAACAAGATGGAGATCGCCAGTGCTGATTTTATAGATACTTTACAGGAACCCACCCGGTAA
- a CDS encoding ExbD/TolR family protein — translation MNLRRRLRGHAEVHTGPLNDILFILLLFFLIVSTLANPNVIKLSQPKAKSDTKAKQTVVVSIDVNKKFYVGTSPTTLADLKAKLQPILAKETDQPSVVINADKSVPVEDVVAVMRVARELGARSVLAVDKSGQ, via the coding sequence ATGAATTTAAGAAGGAGACTAAGAGGACATGCTGAGGTGCATACGGGGCCATTAAATGACATCCTGTTCATCTTGTTATTGTTTTTCCTGATTGTATCTACGCTGGCCAATCCCAATGTGATCAAATTATCGCAGCCAAAGGCAAAGAGTGATACTAAGGCCAAGCAGACAGTGGTCGTTTCGATAGATGTCAACAAAAAATTTTATGTGGGTACATCCCCCACGACACTGGCCGACCTGAAAGCCAAACTGCAGCCTATTTTAGCGAAAGAAACAGATCAGCCATCAGTGGTGATCAATGCCGATAAATCTGTGCCGGTAGAAGACGTGGTCGCAGTTATGCGTGTAGCCAGGGAATTAGGTGCGCGCTCTGTTTTGGCAGTAGATAAAAGCGGCCAATAA
- the prmC gene encoding peptide chain release factor N(5)-glutamine methyltransferase: protein MTIAEKFHLLHKRLIPDYGEREGFIIANMVLEKISHSRSNEKLTTNLLPDEEITINHYLAQLLNHRPVQYVLNEAWFQEMKFYVDENVLIPRPETEELVEWIVKEEKNNPTLTVLDIGSGSGCIPISLSKKLPQAVIHSCDISAEALLVAKKNANNLAASVTWHNIDFLQESSWNTLPVPDIIVSNPPYIPQIGSMQMDPHVVDYEPAIALFVPNENALVFYIAIAKFAMKNCLPGTRIYVEIHEELADAVKGCFIKGGLIKTEVRQDMQDKDRMVKAVRP from the coding sequence ATGACCATCGCTGAAAAATTCCATCTCCTGCATAAGCGGCTCATTCCCGATTATGGTGAAAGGGAAGGTTTTATCATCGCCAATATGGTGCTGGAAAAAATCAGCCACAGCCGTAGCAATGAAAAACTGACCACCAACCTCTTGCCGGATGAGGAAATCACGATCAACCACTATCTCGCGCAACTCCTGAACCACCGGCCGGTCCAATATGTATTGAATGAGGCCTGGTTCCAGGAAATGAAATTTTATGTGGATGAAAATGTGCTGATCCCAAGACCTGAAACAGAAGAGCTGGTCGAATGGATCGTAAAAGAGGAAAAAAACAATCCGACCTTAACCGTGCTTGATATTGGCAGTGGCAGTGGTTGTATCCCAATCAGTTTGTCAAAAAAATTGCCCCAGGCAGTAATCCACAGCTGTGACATCAGCGCAGAAGCTTTGCTGGTGGCCAAAAAGAACGCAAACAACCTGGCCGCTTCGGTAACCTGGCACAATATTGATTTTTTACAGGAGAGTAGTTGGAATACCTTGCCTGTTCCCGATATTATCGTGAGCAACCCGCCTTATATTCCCCAAATCGGCAGTATGCAAATGGATCCGCATGTGGTGGATTACGAGCCTGCAATAGCACTTTTTGTACCAAATGAGAACGCCCTGGTTTTTTATATAGCCATTGCTAAATTCGCCATGAAAAATTGCCTGCCTGGTACGAGAATTTATGTGGAGATCCATGAAGAACTCGCAGATGCTGTAAAAGGGTGTTTTATAAAAGGCGGGTTAATTAAAACAGAGGTCCGCCAGGACATGCAGGATAAAGACAGAATGGTCAAAGCAGTCAGGCCTTAG
- a CDS encoding nitrilase-related carbon-nitrogen hydrolase has protein sequence MKRSSLNLQIFLGAFLFCCGSAIASNIIVNPGFEASATSPKNWTITGPVLTMEPRTSIDNKVRYTGQYGLKMESNNPNCHGRAVQAVTVMGDQTYQFNARFMAKQVNSIDKSVMIKITWLNGTENLGYNYIYNIADESNGWKLAAGKIKAIAGATTAEISLEFRWSSGAIWWDDISLEPCPEVVARKVKVATVYCRPTGPTVEKNMAIMADLIDRAGTSNCQFICLPEGWVTCNTGLGMTKIAANTLDGPASVMMAQKAKQYGMYIISGLYSWIGDTLNNVAVLYNPDGKIQEVYKKVQLPDSEAEQGAVPGNSLPVFNTVFGKIGMLICWDYAFPEVSRAMALQGAEILFCPIWGDIRGNNGDITRILARSRAVDNGVYFISAIFDGYSMIIDPAGNILQESNKQGSLLTANIDLNFNPPWNWIGNAGRGDWKGVWRKDRRSDLFGPLGNYQTSHLSAKE, from the coding sequence ATGAAAAGATCATCTCTTAACCTGCAGATTTTTTTGGGTGCTTTCTTATTCTGCTGCGGATCTGCCATTGCCAGTAATATTATTGTAAATCCCGGTTTTGAAGCATCTGCCACCTCCCCAAAAAACTGGACCATTACTGGTCCGGTGCTCACCATGGAACCCAGGACAAGTATTGATAACAAAGTCAGGTATACCGGACAGTATGGCCTTAAAATGGAAAGCAACAACCCAAATTGCCATGGTCGCGCTGTACAGGCAGTGACTGTTATGGGTGACCAAACCTACCAATTCAATGCCAGGTTTATGGCGAAGCAGGTGAACTCCATTGACAAATCCGTCATGATCAAGATTACCTGGTTGAATGGTACTGAAAACCTTGGATATAACTATATCTACAATATAGCTGATGAGTCTAATGGATGGAAATTGGCGGCAGGCAAAATCAAAGCCATTGCCGGTGCAACTACTGCAGAAATATCGCTTGAATTCAGGTGGAGTTCCGGCGCAATCTGGTGGGATGACATTTCTCTGGAACCCTGCCCTGAAGTTGTGGCCCGAAAGGTAAAGGTGGCCACCGTGTATTGCCGGCCAACCGGCCCCACCGTAGAAAAAAATATGGCCATCATGGCTGATTTAATTGACCGGGCAGGAACATCCAATTGCCAGTTTATCTGCCTGCCCGAAGGTTGGGTCACCTGCAATACCGGACTCGGTATGACTAAAATTGCGGCAAATACTTTGGATGGACCCGCATCTGTGATGATGGCCCAAAAAGCCAAGCAGTATGGTATGTATATCATTTCGGGCCTGTACAGCTGGATCGGTGATACCTTAAATAATGTGGCTGTTCTTTATAACCCGGATGGAAAAATCCAGGAAGTTTATAAAAAAGTGCAATTACCCGATAGTGAGGCAGAACAAGGTGCTGTTCCTGGGAATTCATTACCGGTATTCAATACTGTCTTCGGCAAAATCGGAATGCTGATCTGCTGGGATTACGCGTTCCCTGAAGTGTCCAGGGCAATGGCATTACAAGGTGCTGAAATCTTGTTCTGTCCCATTTGGGGCGATATTCGCGGCAATAATGGTGATATTACCCGAATCCTGGCCCGCAGCCGCGCCGTAGATAATGGTGTTTATTTTATCAGCGCCATATTTGACGGATATAGCATGATCATAGATCCTGCTGGAAACATTCTCCAGGAAAGCAATAAACAAGGCAGCCTGCTGACTGCTAATATTGATTTAAATTTCAATCCGCCATGGAACTGGATTGGCAATGCAGGCCGTGGCGACTGGAAAGGTGTTTGGCGAAAAGATCGCCGGTCAGACCTTTTTGGCCCGCTCGGCAATTACCAGACTTCACACCTTTCAGCTAAAGAGTAA